Proteins from a genomic interval of Corynebacterium freiburgense:
- a CDS encoding TatD family hydrolase → MGKKKSRPSPVPAPRLPGIVDAHTHLASCGARTPDEVEAIVERAVAAGVEKLCTVGDGLAEAELALAAAQSNERVFAACAIHPTRANELDDAARARLTAMAADPACVAIGETGLDTYWIGKSDTCAPLDVQEEALRWHIDLAVASGKALMIHNREADNELLRVLADAPTPRTTILHCFSSPLAVAEEAIARGYILSFAGNVTFRRNEELREIARKTPAGQLLIETDAPYMTPEPFRGGRNEPAIVGHTAYCLAEIRGQQPTEFAEELMQTFDKVYGIVNPV, encoded by the coding sequence ATGGGTAAAAAGAAGTCACGGCCATCTCCTGTTCCTGCACCGCGCTTGCCCGGCATTGTCGATGCGCACACACATTTGGCATCTTGCGGGGCGCGAACTCCCGATGAAGTAGAAGCTATTGTCGAACGCGCGGTGGCCGCGGGCGTCGAAAAGCTCTGCACTGTAGGTGATGGGCTTGCTGAGGCTGAACTCGCCTTAGCGGCCGCCCAGTCAAATGAACGCGTGTTTGCTGCGTGCGCGATTCATCCAACTCGGGCCAATGAGCTTGATGACGCCGCGCGCGCCCGCCTTACAGCAATGGCTGCGGACCCAGCATGCGTGGCAATTGGTGAGACTGGGCTTGATACATACTGGATCGGTAAATCAGATACTTGTGCACCACTGGATGTGCAAGAAGAGGCACTGCGCTGGCATATTGACCTGGCGGTGGCTAGCGGGAAAGCCCTGATGATTCATAATCGGGAGGCAGATAATGAGCTCTTGCGGGTACTTGCGGATGCACCGACTCCTCGTACCACAATCTTGCACTGTTTTTCTTCGCCGCTGGCAGTAGCGGAGGAAGCGATAGCACGTGGATATATTTTGTCCTTTGCAGGCAATGTAACATTCCGGCGTAATGAAGAGTTGCGTGAAATTGCTCGAAAAACGCCTGCTGGTCAGCTATTAATTGAAACAGATGCGCCTTATATGACGCCTGAACCATTTCGGGGTGGGCGCAATGAACCAGCCATTGTGGGGCACACTGCCTATTGTTTAGCTGAGATTCGCGGCCAGCAGCCCACGGAATTTGCCGAAGAACTTATGCAAACTTTTGATAAAGTTTATGGTATTGTTAATCCTGTCTAA
- a CDS encoding aldehyde dehydrogenase family protein: MNIQNPKNIIPTHTQLYIQGEYCDATDGLTTNVVSPVTGEVIAAVAQPGMPDLHRAIESARSAQRAWRDIGVWQRAEILHRIGDSISQRRDELSYLLTLEQGKPITESYADIDETAQLFHLHAEDAVRLHGETLPSNDPKKRMWTFHQAVGTWAIIIPWNFPVLMFSEFAAPGLATGNALVVKPPTHTALTLLAMVDVLAQAGLPPGLVNILPGDGEFGSKLVSHPGIDAIGFIGSSATAEQIIRTAGLKRSVIEASGNGPVVVLDDADLDAAAKAAVQGAYYNAGQVCCATGRVLVHRAVHKDFVAAIKKASQEAILGDPFDTATTLGPMNNQRTANKVDAHLYEARERGFDFIVGGGRSTYFPTDLYYEFTVVDNVAEDSLLSTDETFGPVVPIIVGQDDDDLLRLANQDALGLQGAVFTKDMARAYRFVENIRTGQVIVNDSNGFWDINMPFGGVGGTRTGWGRIGGKHTLLDMTDLRTGVIHLG; this comes from the coding sequence ATGAATATACAAAATCCCAAAAATATTATTCCGACACATACGCAACTTTATATCCAGGGGGAATATTGTGATGCTACCGATGGGCTCACCACCAATGTTGTAAGCCCAGTCACCGGGGAAGTGATCGCTGCAGTAGCGCAACCGGGAATGCCGGATCTTCATCGCGCGATTGAAAGTGCCCGTAGTGCGCAACGCGCTTGGCGCGATATTGGTGTATGGCAACGGGCGGAGATTTTGCATAGGATTGGCGACTCGATTTCGCAGCGCCGTGATGAGCTTTCCTATCTTCTTACATTGGAGCAAGGGAAACCAATTACGGAGTCCTATGCGGATATTGATGAAACCGCTCAATTGTTCCATTTGCATGCGGAGGATGCGGTGCGTCTGCATGGGGAAACGTTGCCGTCAAATGATCCAAAGAAGCGCATGTGGACCTTCCACCAAGCCGTTGGTACATGGGCAATTATTATTCCGTGGAATTTCCCAGTACTAATGTTTTCGGAATTTGCTGCACCAGGGTTAGCTACGGGGAATGCATTGGTAGTGAAGCCCCCTACGCATACCGCTCTCACATTGCTCGCTATGGTTGATGTGCTTGCGCAGGCGGGACTTCCGCCAGGGTTAGTCAATATTCTTCCTGGTGATGGTGAGTTTGGTAGCAAGTTGGTGTCCCATCCGGGAATTGATGCAATTGGTTTTATTGGTTCTTCGGCTACCGCCGAGCAAATCATTCGGACTGCTGGCCTAAAACGCTCGGTTATTGAGGCGTCCGGCAATGGCCCAGTGGTCGTTCTCGACGACGCAGACCTCGACGCTGCTGCAAAGGCTGCGGTGCAAGGGGCTTACTATAATGCTGGCCAGGTCTGCTGTGCGACTGGTCGGGTATTGGTACATCGGGCGGTCCATAAAGATTTTGTGGCTGCAATAAAAAAGGCGTCCCAAGAAGCGATATTAGGTGATCCGTTCGATACCGCAACTACATTGGGCCCGATGAATAATCAACGGACCGCGAATAAGGTTGATGCGCATCTTTATGAGGCTCGTGAACGTGGGTTTGATTTTATTGTTGGTGGTGGGCGGAGCACATATTTCCCAACTGATCTCTATTACGAGTTCACCGTAGTGGATAATGTTGCGGAAGATAGCTTGCTCAGTACGGATGAAACTTTTGGCCCAGTGGTGCCGATTATCGTTGGCCAAGATGATGACGATCTTTTACGGCTCGCAAACCAAGACGCACTCGGCTTACAGGGTGCGGTATTTACTAAGGATATGGCGCGTGCATATCGATTTGTAGAGAATATCCGTACGGGCCAAGTAATCGTAAATGATTCCAATGGATTTTGGGATATTAATATGCCGTTCGGTGGCGTTGGAGGCACTCGCACAGGGTGGGGACGTATTGGTGGTAAACATACCCTCCTTGATATGACTGACCTGCGGACGGGCGTGATTCACCTGGGGTGA
- a CDS encoding resuscitation-promoting factor: protein MKTSQQSALHRINSAHSVPLRVATGGMLATLLVSGGLAVIEKKDVNVDVNGESIALATMSETVGEALQRAGVEYDSKDRIDPKPDEKLRDGATIVVRTAKPVAVTIDGQTKNITSTALTVDELVREIGDVTDADLLTFDRQKKIPTEGLKLGVTKPKIITVTDGEGATTYTNIAANTVSDVLKRRGVDLGKDDVVTPALDTPVTVGMDIRVDRVHIERVTEKVAFEAPATYIDDANTFQGEEKLITAATVGEKEVTRDLRFVNGQRVADDIVEEKELAPSTPATIKRGTKPKPSAPSVSGGSVWDALAQCEAGGNWHINTGNGFSGGLQFTPSSWLAAGGGQYAPMAYQASREEQIAVAEKLQQMQGWGAWPACTSKLGLR, encoded by the coding sequence GTGAAAACCTCTCAACAGTCGGCTTTGCACCGCATTAATTCGGCACACTCGGTACCGCTTCGTGTCGCCACTGGCGGTATGCTCGCTACCCTTCTGGTGAGTGGCGGGTTGGCCGTCATCGAAAAGAAGGACGTTAACGTTGATGTCAATGGGGAAAGCATTGCGCTTGCCACCATGTCAGAAACTGTTGGCGAGGCATTACAACGGGCGGGCGTGGAGTATGACTCCAAAGATCGCATTGACCCAAAACCTGATGAAAAACTCCGCGATGGTGCGACCATTGTGGTCCGTACCGCCAAGCCTGTTGCTGTCACTATTGATGGCCAAACCAAAAACATCACTTCCACCGCACTTACCGTTGATGAACTTGTGCGGGAAATCGGCGATGTTACCGATGCTGACCTACTCACCTTTGATCGGCAAAAAAAGATCCCTACGGAAGGTTTGAAGCTTGGCGTAACTAAGCCGAAGATCATTACCGTTACCGATGGTGAGGGTGCTACAACCTACACCAATATCGCTGCCAATACCGTTTCTGATGTGCTGAAGCGTCGTGGGGTAGACCTAGGTAAGGACGACGTCGTTACGCCCGCCCTTGACACCCCAGTTACCGTTGGCATGGACATTCGCGTTGACCGTGTTCATATTGAACGCGTCACCGAAAAAGTCGCATTTGAAGCGCCAGCAACCTATATTGATGACGCAAACACCTTCCAAGGTGAAGAAAAACTTATTACCGCCGCTACTGTTGGTGAAAAAGAAGTCACCCGTGATTTACGCTTTGTCAATGGTCAGCGCGTCGCCGATGACATTGTGGAAGAAAAGGAATTGGCGCCTTCCACACCAGCAACCATTAAACGAGGCACCAAACCAAAGCCATCCGCACCAAGTGTCTCTGGTGGCTCCGTTTGGGATGCGCTCGCCCAATGTGAGGCGGGTGGCAATTGGCACATTAATACCGGCAACGGTTTCTCCGGTGGCCTACAATTCACTCCAAGCTCATGGCTTGCCGCAGGTGGCGGACAGTATGCACCAATGGCTTACCAAGCAAGCCGCGAAGAACAAATTGCAGTTGCGGAAAAACTTCAGCAAATGCAAGGTTGGGGTGCCTGGCCTGCTTGTACCTCAAAGCTTGGTTTGCGTTAA